The Hyphococcus flavus genome contains a region encoding:
- a CDS encoding serine hydrolase domain-containing protein, protein MDINRRTVLGAGAVVSTLATAGAASAKSIINGGNKNLRKAVGVLEDYADQHRAHWGIPGMTVCVVGPDGFEGHVMSGLADVGRKEPVGPDHVFQVGSITKMMTALTLWSQIDEGKLSPDARLTDLMPEIKVKDGDAITLKHLLDHTSGLPRGASPYLDGGLWTNFTPGSKWAYSNLGYKLAGHIAARTDEITYPECVERRLLKPLGMSSSFGALRSSERANYAKGYEMKRMDRPSVLPSDVARAPWVDYDGASGCVGATSADMALFLSYLLQLAGGDGGPVFSNEAAQRFMADPAPAPGWSEEASYGNGIARITADERQYLHHTGGMVSFTSSLHVDPEAGVAAFASGNVHYATGHRPRNITLYACQLINAAINNEDTPEAPELARTVENPDQFAAVFTAENGDAFEVKAGDEELVVHRNGRVSTLQPLSQGLFASDDEEFAATGVQIEVENEKAVRVWVGDREYLVAAEACYATVPGEVMALAGDYRNDDRWSVPIKIYTRGEGLIMVRANSVSKLTRLANGEWAIGDPETSTDSVRFDSVVGGQPQRLTISGDVFYRWAG, encoded by the coding sequence ATGGATATCAACCGCAGAACGGTTCTCGGCGCGGGCGCTGTCGTATCGACGTTGGCGACTGCTGGCGCGGCTTCAGCCAAAAGCATAATAAACGGCGGAAACAAAAACCTTCGCAAGGCTGTTGGCGTGTTGGAGGATTACGCTGACCAGCATCGCGCGCATTGGGGCATCCCCGGCATGACCGTTTGCGTTGTCGGGCCTGACGGGTTTGAAGGACATGTCATGTCAGGGCTTGCCGATGTGGGACGAAAAGAACCTGTTGGTCCTGACCATGTATTCCAGGTCGGTTCCATCACAAAAATGATGACGGCGTTGACGCTATGGTCGCAAATCGATGAAGGCAAGCTCTCGCCTGATGCGCGCCTCACCGATCTGATGCCTGAAATAAAAGTGAAGGACGGAGACGCCATCACGCTGAAACATTTGCTTGATCATACGTCGGGGCTGCCACGTGGCGCTTCGCCTTATCTTGACGGCGGTTTGTGGACGAATTTCACGCCCGGTTCAAAATGGGCGTATTCGAACCTCGGTTACAAGCTAGCCGGTCATATTGCGGCGCGTACGGATGAAATCACCTATCCGGAATGCGTTGAACGCCGCTTGTTAAAACCTTTAGGCATGAGTTCATCGTTCGGCGCCTTGCGGTCTTCAGAACGGGCGAATTACGCCAAAGGCTATGAGATGAAGCGCATGGACCGGCCTTCGGTTCTGCCAAGCGATGTGGCGCGCGCGCCATGGGTTGATTATGATGGCGCATCGGGCTGCGTCGGCGCCACCAGCGCCGATATGGCGTTGTTCCTAAGCTATTTGCTGCAACTCGCTGGCGGCGATGGCGGGCCAGTGTTCTCAAATGAAGCCGCTCAGCGGTTTATGGCTGATCCCGCGCCAGCGCCAGGCTGGTCTGAGGAAGCGAGCTACGGCAACGGCATCGCCCGCATCACAGCTGACGAACGTCAATATCTCCATCACACCGGGGGGATGGTTTCCTTCACATCGTCATTGCATGTTGATCCGGAAGCCGGCGTCGCAGCATTTGCTTCCGGGAATGTGCACTATGCAACCGGGCATCGTCCGCGCAATATTACACTTTACGCGTGTCAGTTGATCAATGCTGCAATAAACAACGAAGATACGCCGGAAGCGCCGGAACTCGCCCGCACGGTTGAAAACCCGGATCAGTTCGCTGCTGTCTTTACTGCGGAAAACGGCGATGCGTTCGAGGTGAAAGCCGGTGACGAAGAACTTGTCGTACACAGGAACGGCCGTGTCAGCACGCTGCAGCCTTTAAGTCAGGGTTTGTTTGCAAGCGATGATGAAGAATTCGCAGCAACCGGTGTACAGATTGAAGTTGAAAATGAGAAAGCAGTTCGCGTTTGGGTCGGCGACCGGGAATATCTGGTCGCTGCTGAGGCGTGTTATGCAACTGTGCCGGGCGAAGTGATGGCGCTTGCAGGGGATTATCGCAATGATGACCGTTGGAGCGTGCCGATCAAAATATACACGCGCGGCGAGGGGCTGATCATGGTCAGGGCGAATTCCGTCAGCAAACTGACGCGGCTCGCCAATGGTGAATGGGCGATCGGCGATCCCGAAACCTCGACAGACAGTGTACGGTTTGATTCTGTTGTTGGTGGGCAGCCACAAAGGCTGACCATATCGGGTGATGTTTTTTACCGCTGGGCTGGCTGA
- the guaA gene encoding glutamine-hydrolyzing GMP synthase: MKRDLHAALSAQHHQRALIVDFGSQVTQLIARRLREAGVYCEIHPFNKVDGAFLGAFAPKAIILSGGPSSVKIEASPKADTAVYNYGVPILGICYGEQTICAQLGGDVERSDHREFGRAHIEVVKPSALFDGVWARGERHQVWMSHGDRVNAIPEGFEVIAKSDGTPFAAIADEARKIYGVQFHPEVVHTPDGAKLLANFVQKIAGLSGDWTMAAFREEAIEQIRKQVGDARVICGLSGGVDSSVAAVLIHEAIGEQLTCVFVDTGLMRAGEGEEVVRLFRDSYNIPLIHVEAEELFLGKLSGVDDPEKKRKIIGGLFIDVFEKEAGKIENAEFLAQGTLYPDVIESVSFDGGPSVTIKSHHNVGGLPERMNLKLVEPLRELFKDEVRALGRELGLPDHFVGRHPFPGPGLAIRIPGEVTKEKADILRKADAIYLDEIRKAGLYDAIWQAFAVLLPVRTVGVMGDERTYDHVLALRAVTSTDGMTADYYPFPHDFLGKCATRIINEVRGVNRVVYDVTSKPPGTIEWE; the protein is encoded by the coding sequence ATGAAACGAGACCTTCACGCCGCTCTTTCCGCCCAGCATCACCAGCGCGCCCTGATTGTCGATTTTGGCAGCCAGGTGACGCAGCTTATCGCCCGCCGACTTCGCGAGGCTGGCGTCTATTGCGAAATCCATCCGTTTAACAAGGTTGATGGCGCCTTTCTGGGGGCGTTTGCGCCGAAAGCGATCATTCTATCCGGCGGGCCTTCCAGCGTAAAAATCGAAGCAAGCCCGAAGGCGGACACGGCTGTCTATAATTATGGCGTGCCTATCCTCGGCATCTGCTACGGCGAACAGACGATTTGCGCACAGCTCGGCGGCGATGTGGAACGGTCCGATCATCGTGAGTTCGGGCGCGCGCATATTGAAGTTGTGAAACCAAGCGCGCTTTTCGACGGCGTCTGGGCGCGAGGCGAGCGCCATCAGGTCTGGATGAGTCACGGCGACCGGGTGAATGCAATTCCCGAAGGCTTTGAGGTGATCGCAAAATCTGACGGCACGCCGTTCGCCGCAATCGCTGACGAGGCGCGAAAGATCTACGGCGTGCAGTTTCATCCTGAAGTCGTGCACACGCCGGATGGGGCGAAGCTGCTCGCGAATTTTGTTCAGAAGATCGCCGGACTTTCAGGCGACTGGACCATGGCGGCGTTTCGCGAGGAGGCGATTGAGCAAATCCGTAAACAGGTTGGCGACGCTCGTGTCATCTGCGGTCTTTCGGGCGGCGTTGATAGTTCTGTTGCTGCAGTGTTGATTCATGAAGCCATCGGCGAACAACTCACATGTGTTTTTGTCGATACGGGATTGATGCGCGCAGGGGAGGGCGAGGAAGTCGTACGCCTCTTCCGCGACAGCTACAACATTCCGCTGATCCATGTTGAAGCGGAGGAATTATTCCTCGGCAAACTCTCGGGCGTCGATGACCCGGAAAAGAAGCGCAAGATTATTGGCGGACTTTTCATCGACGTGTTCGAGAAGGAAGCCGGTAAAATCGAGAATGCGGAATTTCTGGCGCAGGGAACGCTTTATCCTGACGTCATTGAAAGCGTTTCCTTTGACGGCGGCCCGTCAGTGACGATCAAGTCGCATCACAATGTCGGCGGCTTGCCGGAGCGGATGAACCTGAAGCTGGTCGAACCATTGCGCGAGCTTTTCAAGGATGAAGTGCGCGCGCTGGGCCGCGAGCTTGGGCTGCCTGATCATTTCGTCGGGCGTCATCCGTTCCCTGGGCCGGGCCTTGCTATCCGCATACCCGGCGAAGTGACGAAAGAAAAAGCGGACATTCTACGCAAGGCCGACGCCATTTATCTCGATGAAATTCGCAAGGCCGGTCTTTATGACGCCATCTGGCAGGCTTTTGCGGTGCTGCTGCCTGTGCGCACGGTCGGCGTCATGGGCGATGAGCGCACCTATGATCATGTGCTTGCCTTACGCGCCGTTACCTCAACCGACGGCATGACAGCGGATTATTATCCGTTCCCCCACGATTTTCTGGGTAAGTGCGCGACGCGCATCATAAACGAAGTCCGCGGCGTCAACCGCGTTGTCTATGATGTGACGTCGAAACCACCGGGCACGATTGAGTGGGAATGA
- a CDS encoding ABC transporter ATP-binding protein, protein MSDAKKKILIRGLQKSFEKRDVLRGVDLDVDAGRSLVVIGGSGTGKSVLLKCMLGILKPDRGTIEVDGRNISRQTDADRRFMINQTGMLFQGAALFDSLTVWENIAFRLIYSEKKSRKAARDKALDCLTQVGLAPEVGNLQPAALSGGMQKRVSLARAIASDPKILFFDEPTTGLDPIMADVINNLIVERVKAIGATAISITHDMASARKIADEIAMLYQGRIIWRGSPDDIDRSGNPMVDQFVNGRAEGPIQMTMRRS, encoded by the coding sequence ATGAGCGATGCAAAGAAAAAAATTCTAATTCGAGGCTTGCAGAAGTCATTTGAAAAAAGGGACGTCCTGCGCGGCGTTGACCTCGATGTTGACGCGGGGCGCTCACTCGTCGTGATTGGCGGCTCCGGCACGGGCAAGTCTGTTCTCCTGAAGTGCATGTTAGGCATTTTAAAGCCCGATCGCGGAACAATTGAAGTCGACGGGCGCAATATCTCGCGCCAGACAGACGCCGACCGCCGCTTCATGATCAACCAGACAGGCATGCTGTTTCAGGGAGCGGCGTTATTCGACAGTCTGACGGTTTGGGAAAACATCGCGTTCCGGTTGATCTATTCCGAAAAGAAATCACGCAAAGCCGCCCGCGACAAGGCGCTCGACTGCCTGACGCAGGTCGGCCTGGCGCCCGAAGTCGGCAACCTGCAACCGGCGGCTCTATCAGGCGGCATGCAAAAACGCGTGTCGCTTGCACGGGCGATTGCGTCAGATCCCAAAATTTTGTTTTTCGATGAACCGACGACCGGTCTCGACCCTATTATGGCGGACGTTATCAACAATCTTATTGTCGAACGGGTCAAAGCGATTGGCGCAACCGCCATTTCCATTACCCACGACATGGCGTCAGCGCGAAAGATCGCTGACGAGATCGCCATGCTTTATCAGGGACGGATCATCTGGCGCGGCTCTCCTGACGACATCGACAGGTCCGGCAACCCTATGGTCGATCAATTCGTCAATGGCCGCGCCGAGGGTCCGATACAGATGACGATGCGTCGGAGTTGA
- a CDS encoding MlaE family ABC transporter permease — MNPFAMTGSVAIDAVRETGRIADFGARGAFAWVTGPFYWRAFFSALARIGFASLPVVGLTAIFTGGALALNIYDGSLRFNAETFLPQILGVSIVRELGPVLAALMVAGRCSSAMAAEIGTMRVTEQIDAMSTLAVDPFKYLIAPRVLATTLALPLLVLIADIIGVYGGYLVAVYALDFSGPIFVTNIAEFLENRDVISGLIKAAVFGLLISVMGCYYGFNSRGGAQGVGSSTRTAVVASAVVVLASNYLMTSLLVEI, encoded by the coding sequence ATGAACCCATTCGCCATGACAGGCAGCGTCGCCATCGACGCCGTGCGTGAAACCGGCCGGATCGCCGATTTCGGTGCGCGCGGCGCGTTTGCGTGGGTTACGGGCCCGTTTTACTGGAGGGCCTTTTTCAGCGCCCTTGCGCGGATTGGCTTTGCCTCCCTTCCCGTTGTCGGCCTGACAGCGATTTTCACTGGCGGCGCCCTCGCGCTCAATATTTACGACGGCAGTTTGCGCTTCAACGCAGAAACCTTCCTGCCCCAGATTCTTGGCGTTTCTATTGTCCGCGAACTTGGTCCTGTCCTTGCGGCGTTGATGGTGGCGGGACGGTGCTCTTCGGCCATGGCGGCTGAAATCGGCACCATGCGCGTCACCGAACAGATTGACGCCATGTCGACACTGGCGGTTGATCCATTCAAGTATCTGATCGCGCCCCGCGTTTTGGCGACAACGCTGGCGCTTCCCCTCCTGGTGCTTATAGCGGACATCATTGGCGTCTACGGCGGCTACCTTGTCGCTGTTTACGCGCTCGATTTTTCCGGCCCGATATTTGTCACCAACATTGCAGAGTTTCTTGAAAACCGGGACGTAATCAGCGGTCTGATCAAGGCGGCGGTTTTTGGTTTACTCATCTCTGTGATGGGTTGTTACTACGGCTTTAACAGCCGCGGCGGCGCGCAAGGGGTCGGCTCGTCCACACGCACCGCTGTTGTTGCGTCCGCTGTTGTCGTGCTCGCATCCAATTATCTGATGACATCGCTTCTGGTGGAGATCTGA
- the alr gene encoding alanine racemase, with amino-acid sequence MNTPPITFDGGPWADINLSALCANFAMIRDQAPGAETAAVVKCDAYGLGSAPITKALLEREKCQTFFVVYPEEGATLRTLLKTSSPRIFVFDGPSEKTLPLFDQFNLIPVINSIAEANLWRTRMGVKPAGVHIDTGMNRRGAPVSDVAEIAKLDLNIIMAMSHLACASEPEHPKNRMQLDAFKDVAASFPDAQLSLAASGGALMGRDYHFDLIRAGIALYGGTPFETDDERITPVVALRAPVVQLRELAPGETIGYGATFIAKRPFQIATVALGYGDGYPRAGSNRASAIINGERAPLAGRVSMDFITLDVTDLKNPPKIHDIAEFFGPALPVHETAQNCDRVPYDMFTGLGGRVDRRYV; translated from the coding sequence ATGAACACACCTCCAATCACTTTTGACGGCGGTCCATGGGCCGATATCAACTTGTCCGCGCTATGTGCAAACTTCGCCATGATCCGCGACCAGGCGCCCGGCGCCGAAACTGCCGCCGTCGTTAAGTGCGATGCATATGGTCTGGGCTCTGCGCCAATTACAAAAGCGCTATTAGAACGAGAAAAATGTCAGACGTTCTTTGTTGTTTATCCAGAAGAAGGCGCAACGCTGCGCACGCTTTTGAAAACATCCAGCCCGCGCATATTCGTGTTCGACGGTCCCAGCGAGAAAACCCTTCCCCTCTTCGATCAGTTCAACCTGATCCCGGTCATCAACAGCATTGCGGAAGCAAATCTTTGGCGCACGCGCATGGGCGTCAAACCCGCTGGCGTTCACATCGATACCGGCATGAACAGACGCGGCGCGCCTGTGAGCGACGTTGCAGAAATCGCAAAACTTGATCTCAACATCATCATGGCTATGAGCCATCTTGCCTGTGCGTCGGAACCTGAGCATCCTAAAAACAGAATGCAGCTTGATGCATTCAAGGACGTAGCGGCCAGTTTTCCCGATGCGCAACTCAGTCTCGCAGCATCCGGCGGCGCACTTATGGGCAGGGACTATCACTTCGACCTTATTCGCGCAGGGATCGCGCTTTACGGCGGCACGCCGTTTGAAACTGATGATGAGCGTATCACGCCCGTAGTGGCGTTACGGGCGCCAGTCGTGCAGCTCAGAGAACTGGCACCCGGCGAGACCATTGGTTACGGCGCCACCTTCATCGCAAAGCGCCCTTTTCAGATCGCAACGGTCGCGCTCGGCTATGGCGACGGCTACCCGCGTGCAGGGTCAAACCGCGCCAGCGCGATCATCAATGGCGAGCGCGCGCCGCTTGCCGGGCGGGTTTCCATGGATTTCATCACGCTTGATGTGACGGACCTGAAGAATCCGCCCAAAATCCATGATATTGCAGAGTTTTTCGGACCTGCCCTGCCCGTGCATGAAACCGCGCAGAATTGCGATAGAGTGCCCTACGACATGTTTACAGGTCTTGGCGGCAGAGTTGATCGTCGCTACGTCTAG
- a CDS encoding replicative DNA helicase — protein sequence MADGSNPGSSINQGTEEKLPVSLDAEQAILGAILFDNEIFYRVSTFLKDEHFYDPVHQLIYQACGDLINSGRLGSPVTIDTYLANAQGYLDAGGKTYLEQLAASVPSTAGAADYAKIVFDLSVCRGLMSIGSEMFDRAKVATLDDQPDQQLQDAEQALYKLAETGKYGGGFKSFRSAITEAIELANAAVKRDGGLAGVSTGLRDLDRMMGGLHPSDLVILAGRPSMGKTSLATNIAVNAAKAYRAEKQADGVMKTTDGAVVGFFSLEMSAEQLATRIISEFAEVSSEKIRRGEVDQEQFDKIYHAARDLEKLRLYIDDTGGLSIAQLAARARRLKRQHGLGLLIVDYLQLLVGSARRNDGRVQEITEISQGLKALAKELDVPVIALSQLSRQVESRDDKRPQLSDLRESGSIEQDADVVLFVYREEYYLGRMTPREGTEEHAKWLEHLESARNKAEVIIGKQRHGPIGNVELRFDGSLTKFSNLADDRYDDSFRG from the coding sequence ATGGCTGACGGATCAAACCCAGGATCATCAATTAATCAAGGTACGGAGGAAAAGCTCCCCGTCAGCCTCGACGCTGAGCAAGCAATTCTCGGCGCCATTCTTTTTGACAACGAAATTTTTTATCGCGTTTCGACATTTCTTAAAGACGAGCACTTCTACGACCCTGTTCACCAGTTGATTTATCAGGCATGCGGCGACCTTATCAATTCGGGGCGTCTCGGATCGCCTGTCACTATCGATACGTACCTTGCCAATGCTCAAGGGTATCTCGATGCTGGCGGCAAAACCTATCTCGAGCAATTAGCGGCGAGCGTTCCCTCGACAGCGGGTGCGGCGGACTACGCCAAAATCGTTTTCGACCTTTCCGTCTGTCGCGGCCTGATGTCGATCGGATCGGAAATGTTCGACCGCGCAAAAGTCGCCACGCTGGATGATCAACCCGATCAGCAACTGCAGGACGCCGAACAGGCGCTCTACAAGCTCGCCGAAACCGGCAAATATGGTGGCGGCTTCAAATCTTTTCGTTCCGCCATCACCGAAGCCATTGAACTTGCCAATGCTGCGGTGAAACGCGACGGCGGCCTTGCCGGGGTCTCAACGGGCCTGCGCGACCTCGATCGCATGATGGGCGGGCTACATCCATCTGACCTTGTCATTCTCGCCGGCCGCCCATCCATGGGCAAAACCTCGCTCGCCACCAACATCGCGGTCAATGCGGCCAAGGCCTATCGCGCAGAAAAGCAGGCTGATGGCGTCATGAAGACCACGGACGGCGCCGTTGTCGGGTTCTTCTCACTCGAGATGTCGGCTGAACAGCTCGCAACCCGCATCATTTCCGAATTCGCCGAAGTGTCGTCTGAAAAAATACGCCGGGGTGAAGTCGATCAGGAACAATTCGACAAGATTTATCACGCCGCACGCGATCTTGAAAAACTGCGGCTTTATATCGACGATACTGGCGGGCTTTCCATCGCACAGTTGGCCGCGCGCGCACGCCGATTGAAGCGACAGCACGGGCTTGGCTTGCTGATTGTTGACTATCTGCAGCTTCTTGTTGGTTCCGCGCGACGCAACGATGGCCGTGTGCAGGAAATCACTGAAATCAGTCAGGGACTGAAAGCGCTTGCGAAGGAACTGGACGTGCCTGTGATTGCCCTGTCACAGCTCTCCCGTCAGGTGGAATCGCGGGACGATAAACGTCCGCAGCTTTCTGACTTGCGTGAATCCGGCTCGATCGAACAAGACGCCGACGTCGTTCTGTTCGTTTACCGCGAAGAATATTATCTGGGCCGCATGACGCCGCGCGAAGGCACGGAAGAACACGCCAAGTGGCTTGAGCATCTGGAAAGCGCCAGAAACAAAGCTGAAGTCATCATCGGCAAACAGCGGCACGGTCCGATTGGCAATGTGGAGCTTCGTTTCGACGGCAGCCTGACGAAATTCTCCAACCTTGCAGACGATCGCTACGACGACAGCTTCCGCGGTTAA
- the rplI gene encoding 50S ribosomal protein L9 produces MEVILLERVENLGQMGDVVKVRPGYARNFLLPQKKALRANDNNKKVFEAQKAELEARNLERKKEAEAAASKIDGQSFVLIRQSSETGVLYGSVSSRDIAHTASEAGVHITPSQVRLDKPLKALGVFGVRVKLHPEVDVTINVNIARSEDEAERQARGENVLARAEDKPVEEEASEDAAPEFFDEGAGVAVEENTESDNEENKTDVS; encoded by the coding sequence ATGGAAGTCATCCTCCTAGAACGCGTTGAAAACCTCGGCCAGATGGGCGACGTTGTTAAGGTGCGCCCGGGCTACGCCCGCAATTTCCTGCTGCCGCAGAAAAAAGCGCTGCGCGCCAACGACAACAACAAGAAGGTTTTTGAAGCGCAAAAAGCCGAACTCGAAGCGCGCAACCTTGAGCGCAAGAAAGAAGCCGAAGCCGCAGCCTCAAAGATCGACGGACAAAGCTTTGTCCTCATTCGACAATCTTCGGAAACGGGTGTTCTTTACGGCTCCGTTTCATCACGCGATATCGCCCATACCGCATCGGAAGCTGGCGTTCATATCACTCCTTCACAGGTTCGCCTCGACAAACCGCTTAAAGCACTTGGCGTGTTCGGCGTTCGTGTTAAGCTTCACCCGGAAGTTGACGTCACCATTAACGTCAACATCGCCCGCTCAGAAGATGAAGCTGAACGTCAGGCGCGCGGTGAAAACGTTCTTGCGCGAGCTGAAGACAAGCCCGTTGAAGAAGAAGCGTCTGAAGATGCAGCGCCTGAATTCTTTGACGAAGGCGCGGGCGTCGCTGTTGAAGAAAACACAGAAAGCGACAACGAAGAAAACAAAACCGACGTAAGTTAG
- the rpsR gene encoding 30S ribosomal protein S18, which translates to MAKPFFRRRKTCPFSGDNAPKIDYKDPKLLQRFVSERGKIVPSRISAVSHKKQRELARAIKRARVLALLPYASE; encoded by the coding sequence ATGGCCAAACCATTTTTCAGACGCCGTAAAACTTGTCCTTTCTCCGGCGATAATGCGCCGAAGATCGATTACAAGGATCCTAAGTTGCTACAACGCTTTGTATCAGAGCGTGGCAAAATCGTTCCGTCGCGGATTTCCGCAGTGTCTCACAAAAAGCAACGCGAACTGGCCCGTGCGATCAAACGCGCGCGCGTACTGGCGCTGTTGCCTTACGCCTCGGAGTAA
- the rpsF gene encoding 30S ribosomal protein S6 — protein MPLYEHIFIARQDISPAQVEGLTETLAKIVTDNGGKIEKSEYWGLRNLQYKIKKNRKGHYSLFNIDGPAEAVHELERQEKINDDVLRILTVKVDELDPEPSPVLSRRDRNDKGDRDRGDRGRR, from the coding sequence ATGCCGCTATACGAGCATATTTTTATCGCGCGTCAGGATATCTCTCCGGCGCAAGTCGAAGGCTTGACCGAAACGCTCGCCAAGATTGTCACCGACAATGGCGGAAAAATCGAAAAGTCTGAATATTGGGGGCTTCGCAATCTCCAGTACAAGATCAAGAAAAACCGCAAAGGCCATTATAGCCTTTTCAATATCGACGGTCCGGCTGAAGCCGTGCACGAGCTTGAGCGTCAGGAAAAAATCAATGACGATGTTCTGCGCATCCTCACAGTGAAAGTCGATGAACTCGATCCCGAACCGTCTCCGGTCCTTTCGCGCCGTGATCGCAACGACAAAGGCGATCGTGACCGCGGCGATCGCGGACGCCGGTAA